DNA sequence from the Dreissena polymorpha isolate Duluth1 chromosome 3, UMN_Dpol_1.0, whole genome shotgun sequence genome:
ATTCAACAAGGTGAGACAGAGGCTAGTCTATTTcatggggtgttataccgtcaatgtcgcggtgaagatgggataaaatgctttatttatatcCGCGACAAGTTTAGAAGATTACTTGATTATGTGTTTCAAGATGTGAAGAGCATGGTTCTGTATTTTTTACACGAAAAGCGGAATTTTTCATTCATCATAATGATCTAATTTCAAATTGGAAGGCGAAAAGTCTAGTGGTGTGATACTCGACAaactaaatttaattttgagGGGTCGCAACCAAACATTTAAACGTTTAtcgataatttatatatttttgtttaaattgttcgtgaatattgaattgtttacctgtaaacatattttttttcaaatgtgcCCATTTCTATTTTTACTTGAAGATTCATTTAAATTGCCCAACAAACAAGTGatcaaatgataaatacaaattTTAGTAATTGAAATGTAATACCGTATTAAACGCCAATATACCTCTTTAACGGGAAGTATCATTCAAATAATGTGCATATAGTGTAATAAGTTCACTCAAAGAAACACGACCGCGTTATAATAGTTTAACGACCCGTAAAATAACCCCGTTTTTACGAAGTCAGGTCAGATGATAAAGAATGCAATttaaatatgggccgtgctctgtgaaaaaggggtttaatgcatgtacgtaaagtgtcgccccagatttgcctgtgcagtgcgcacatgctaatcagggacgacactttacgcctaaatttgttttttgctaacaagagactttcttgaatctagtcttatttataagacgcgcaaaaagttagagatactttttatatgggctaaattcgctccaaatattaccaatataaaaaataGCTTTATAGTTTAGaacgtcaacaagttggactatcTTGAATCGAAacatcatacaagcggaaagcgtcgtccctgataatcctgtgcggtctgcacaggctaatctgggacgacactttacgcacacgaattaaacgtctttttcacagagcacggcccatatattttGACAGGCATTATGAAAACCAATGTCACACAATTAAATAAGCATACTTACTCATCATGCATATCAAACCATACATAGTGTACATGTTTCAATATTCAGAATTACCTTTCTCCAATAAAAAATTGTCCTCCGCTTGTGCGCTATCGAATATTTATACCCGTTTTTGAATTTAAACGTAATGCGTAGCTGACGTTCTGCTTTCCGAAAGAACACACAGTTGTGCAGATAAACTGCTTCTTATGTACACGAATATTGACCTAGCATGTACATTGTACATACACGTCTGACCTAGCATGTACATTGTACATAAACTTTTAAATCCGGGTTAGGAAGAATGCCTTAATTCTTAAACAGTCGTATAATATACAGCAAATAAAGGCTGGATAGTATACAGCCCCAAACCTTGCATTAAATCAGGTCATCCATTTTATAATTAGAGCAAGTTGTTTTAAAACTAGATCTACTCCTATATTTAGAACTTAATTTAATTTTAGCCTAAAGAATTCACATTTTATAtctaagtcttccaagaacattTGAAGATCGATGTGCATAAAGCCTGCAAAATCTGCATTTACTAGCAAAGGGATGAAAGCCTTAAATGATTGTTGCGAAAGTAAAGATACCGCGATAATCCATGTAATCTATACGGACTACTGCAGTATGGCTATGTCTTATGACAATTTGATATATAAATCAAGTTTCGATATTATTACTTTCAACCTATACAAGTTGCGTACTTTCATTAAGTCTTAAACAGTTGCATAAAGCAATAACAACAAAGGCTACATTGATAGCCGCCGAAGTTGGATAAAAAGAATGAACACTTACTTCAAATCAAAATCCTTATCTCCGCATAAAAAACAATAGTCTTTACTCTATTTTTTTCATACAGGAAATAGTGTTGACTGTCTAAAAATAACTTTAAGGTGAGAATACACTAATTTGAGTTCTACTTTCGATTTGTGTGCTCGTGTTTTAAATACCTTTCATGTACAATTCATGAATACTTGGTTACATAATATTGTTCTAGGAatggatttaaaataattaaattttagtAACGGTATTTGTTTATGAATACGTTTACATTAAATCTTCTTTTAAACTTCATCCGTGATTTCATACCTGTGTGCTTACATACATCTCGGGTTGATTTCAAACCGAGGCTATGCAGTACACGTTTTTTTGCTGAGGTGTGCATTTCATCCCCAGACATCGCCGTTCTATTTATAAACGTACATCACATCCAGTCGATCATATAGCGTGTATAGATTCTCTTTAACACGTTGTTATATGCTGAAGAGGAAAGCTGAACAATTATGGACAACAACGCAATAAATAGATCAAAGGAAACACGTGCTTTGAAACCTGAATCGAAAACGCGACAGTATAATATTGGTGGAAATTGTAACTGCTGTGTACCTCAATGTGGAAAAAGTTCTAGACAGTATTCTCTGCACTTTCACCGCTTACCGTCGGATCCACAACTTAGAGAGAGGTGGATAGCAAACATTACTAGACATGGCGAATACCCTGTCAAGGTAATATACTTTTTGTGAATGCGTGTTTCATGCATTCGTCATTGTAATTAAACGTgatattatatgagtcgtgttctgagaaaactgggcataatgcatgtgcgttaagtgtagtccctgattagcctgtgcagtcagctaatcagggacgacactttacgcttttatgacatttttcgtttaaatgaaaaggtctcttcttagcaaaaatccaatttaggcggaaagtgtcgtgcctgattagtctgtgcggactgcacaggctaatctgggacgacactacgcacatgcattaagcccagttttctcagaacgcaactcatatgtTAAATTTAGTTTCCTATTGGATTTGCATGAGCGAATGAGATTTGATCGGGGTTTGTGTAACCTTTGTATAACATAAACAACTTCACAATTGTATTATACTTCGCAAATGAAGTTTGAAAGGagatatattacacattttattggTCGTTCAGTTCGCACAAAATGTTTTAAGTTTGGAAAAAGAACTACTTAAACATTTCCAGCGATTTAATTCAAACAGGAaatatgtcatcatcataaaGTAAAAATCTGCAAACCAGTGAACCAAATATTTCTGATTTATTTCCCCATTGCTAACAAAGCGGTTCGGGGGTATGGGTCATGACAGTGGTAAAGCTATAAACATACTGCACATATGACTTCATTTTGGAGGTCATTTTGCTTGCTTGTGAAATGTATAATTAGCTTAATTAAATAATCAAAGTATGCAAACGAACGCGCAGAGAACACATGAATATGCCTTAGACATGTCAGTGTATTTAATTGCCTCACACGCAAGCTTTTCAAATGATGCAAAAGAAGAAAATCTTTGGAAGCTCATAGTTGTAAGTTTTTTATGCATTTGCTTTCAAGTTGGTGCAAAAAAAATGTAAACGCGTAGTTTTGTTTTCGGGAGATTTGTTGATTTTCAAATTTCAGTTCAAGTCCATTTCCGTCGTCTGCTCCCGCCACTTCCTGCCACGTGACTATTCCAGCTGGACCCCCGTGAGGAAGAGACTCCAGAAGGGCGCGGTACCAACAGTGTTTGAAGACATTGTCTCTTTAGGATTGGAAGTGAAGTCAGCGCATGACAATCTTGAGAGGTATATTTGATCAATCGCCGAAAATCTTCCACCTTAGGTTTCTCAGCGTATTTCATACTAATCACACACACTTATATTGTTAGCTAGCcgatttattatacccccacaaacgaagttaatggggtatataggagtgagcttgtcggtgggtgtttcggtctgtcggtctgtctgtctgtctgtccgtattaagtgtccgctctctaattcaagttgtgttcatccaatcttcaccaaacttggtcagatgttgtatctagatgatgtctaggtcaagttcgaatatgggtcatgtcgggtcaaaagcTAGGCCACGGGGTCACCTTGTGCTTTTTTTAACagtaagcatggtgtccgctctctaattcaagtagtttttatccgatcttcaccaaacttggtcagaagttttatctcaATGagcttaaggccaagttcgaacatgggccatgccagatcaaaaactaggtcacggggtcacttagtacttTTTACACATACAGCATGGtggccgctctctaattcaagtagtttacatcagatcttcaccacacttggtcgaaagttgtatctagatgatgtgtaaacaagttcgaaaatgggctatgccgggtcaaaaactaggtcacggggtcacttagtgcgttttaaatattgagAATGGTGTCTAGTGCTTTTTGTGACGACAACCTGCAAactattctgtgtcaatgcggcatgtggggttattcgtcacgtctgtgacaaagctctattttTGGAATTGATATGAGAACTACGGGTATATTATTTGGCTTTGCGGGGATCAGAATCGGGGCGCTTTTTGACGCTGTTTAAGTCGTTTTTTGACAACAAATAACTCGTCTTTTGGCTATTTgaattaaagtgatttttttctagCTTAAATGtgctttaatattataatatttaatatgagTTGCTGTTATGGGTTATAACGAACGTTTTCAAAGAATTACAGAAAAACtgttcttttttatttcagtCAAAACATTACAACCAATTCCTCCGTTGACAAATTAACACATCAACGGGAAGTGAAATATTTCCAGAACTATAAATTGATTGCCGAAAATGACATGTGCCACACCTTCGAAACGTCACATCCGGTTTTGAGCAAACGAGATGACAATGAATCGACTGGAAGCCTTAGGAACAAAAAGAAGAAACACACGTCAGTATCAAATGAAGACACATCGATGTTTTATCTGCATAGGAAGATTGAATCAAGAATCCTTAAACGGAAACGTCTTGAAACCCACGTGTCGAACATTTGGAGCAAGAAAAAGTCGTGTTGCTGACATTGAAGGTGAAATTCAATTTACTCTGCCTTTCTATAAATAGAGACGCATGTTCAATCATGTAGGGAAGTCTACGTTGTTGTTAGATGCTCTGCTTTTTAACAGTATTCAATTTATGTGATATCAGTTTCACATCTGTACACATGTTTTCGGCACGTTAATAAAATGAGTTTCTTTTTCACCTCATGTCCGAAGCCTCTTTGCACGTGTTGTATCAGGGCTTAAAGAAATTGTTACAAGAAAGAGACTGTGGAAGTTTTTATACCATAGCACATGCCTTATATGTTATTTGTCCTCTTCATTTATAATGAAAAGTAGTCTTGTGAATATATGGCGAACTCGGCTCGCTTCTATGAATGTATCACGCTACAACAgtctttgttaaattattttaataattactgCGCGCACTGAAAATGCACATCTTACAGCATAGGTAGGTGGAAATATAACCGTCTACCGTTTTTGTATAAATGCAGTTCCTTCGAGAGAGTGTTGCTTCAATACATCTAAGCATTTGTATCGGCTGAAACCAGTTTCTGTAGGAAATGTAGAGCTTGTGAACATTTGAACAGCTCCTTAAATAAACTGGAAGTTTTATGTGTACAAAAACTAAATTGCGCAATATGTAAGTTCATGTAAATTAAAGATCGGTTTATTCAGACGTATTTACTAGCAAAACACTACATACAGTAGCTTATATGCGTACTATATTGATATCGATCCTACAAGTTCATATGTCAATCTATGACAATCACCGTGGCTATGATTCTCGTTATTTAATCGTATTTTAGTTTAAAATCACACTTAACTTGACTACGTTATGCAGTGTTGAAAGAGCGTGTATATAATACTCATTCTGTAGTTTAAAACATGCGAATCGGCTAAATATATTTGTGTTCTGaatacaaattaaacattttgataCAGCGTTGATCCGCTTCAATTCACTGTTTCGATTTGAATGCCAACTTATATTAATTGGCAAATATGTTAACTTGCATTTTAGATaccaatgtcaaaataaaatacaccctGATAGCCTAGAGATCAGTAGCTTACCGGTCAGTGTCTCGCCCGACTGTGCGATATATTTATTCGGTATTCATTCTTACGTGAAACTCACAGCAGATATTTTATCTAAACACAAAGAACAACATTAATCAGACGTTCTATAAACGCTGCAATAGGGAGTTGGGAAacacaatataatatgttttaataacaaaacagTCCCA
Encoded proteins:
- the LOC127872832 gene encoding uncharacterized protein LOC127872832, coding for MDNNAINRSKETRALKPESKTRQYNIGGNCNCCVPQCGKSSRQYSLHFHRLPSDPQLRERWIANITRHGEYPVKFKSISVVCSRHFLPRDYSSWTPVRKRLQKGAVPTVFEDIVSLGLEVKSAHDNLESQNITTNSSVDKLTHQREVKYFQNYKLIAENDMCHTFETSHPVLSKRDDNESTGSLRNKKKKHTSVSNEDTSMFYLHRKIESRILKRKRLETHVSNIWSKKKSCC